The Mesobacillus jeotgali genome window below encodes:
- a CDS encoding DMT family transporter, translating to MKGLIFALLGGAFITLQGVANARISQDIGTWQTASITQLTGFLTALFVLVFIVKGQWNGLRKVKPLYLIGGAFGAIVVFGNVTAIHFIGVTLTVSAMLIAQLGMTFLIDRNGWIGVKKQKMRIPQLIGMTMMVAGVIILGW from the coding sequence ATGAAAGGTTTGATTTTTGCTTTATTAGGGGGAGCTTTTATTACGCTGCAGGGTGTGGCAAATGCGAGAATCAGCCAGGATATCGGTACATGGCAGACCGCTTCAATTACCCAGTTAACCGGATTTTTGACAGCATTGTTCGTCTTGGTCTTTATTGTAAAAGGGCAATGGAATGGGTTAAGAAAAGTGAAGCCTCTTTATTTGATCGGCGGAGCTTTCGGGGCAATTGTGGTCTTTGGAAACGTTACGGCCATTCATTTTATAGGTGTCACGTTGACTGTTTCTGCTATGTTGATTGCACAGCTTGGAATGACATTCCTGATCGACCGAAATGGATGGATCGGAGTAAAGAAGCAAAAAATGAGGATTCCACAGCTGATTGGTATGACAATGATGGTTGCGGGCGTGATTATCCTCGGCTGGTAA
- a CDS encoding cyclic nucleotide-binding domain-containing protein: MKEIQATEKIEEYLRSHKVESLFTSEIIAYLTLFEFEKGEQICSQGEPVEYLYILVKGKVKIFTTSEEGKTLILSFKTPLEVIGDIEYVQEIDTINTVEAVSPVVMIGVRQSVVRRYLKEHSPFLQFLLEIITRKFYIKSQFMRHNILYPVETRLASYLVSVAFDENEALVNGKVSTSNLTDIANLIGTSYRHLNRIIKDFCMKGLVERDNGAIVIKDLEGLKSLAKEELYE, translated from the coding sequence ATGAAAGAAATACAAGCTACAGAAAAAATAGAAGAATATCTGCGGTCTCACAAGGTCGAAAGTTTATTTACAAGCGAAATCATCGCTTACTTAACATTATTTGAATTTGAAAAAGGGGAGCAAATTTGTTCGCAGGGTGAGCCAGTTGAGTACTTATACATACTGGTGAAGGGGAAAGTGAAGATTTTTACCACATCAGAAGAGGGGAAGACCTTGATCCTTTCTTTTAAAACACCGCTGGAAGTCATTGGCGACATCGAGTATGTACAGGAAATCGACACCATCAATACGGTGGAGGCTGTTTCTCCTGTCGTCATGATCGGAGTCCGACAATCTGTTGTACGGAGATATTTAAAAGAACACTCACCTTTCCTGCAATTTTTGCTTGAAATCATCACCAGGAAATTCTATATAAAATCCCAGTTCATGCGCCATAACATCCTGTACCCTGTTGAGACCCGGTTAGCAAGTTATCTCGTGTCGGTCGCCTTTGATGAAAACGAAGCGCTCGTCAACGGGAAGGTCAGCACTTCGAATCTTACGGACATTGCTAATTTAATTGGAACGAGCTACCGGCATCTTAATAGGATCATAAAGGATTTTTGCATGAAAGGCCTGGTGGAGCGGGATAACGGGGCAATAGTCATCAAGGACCTAGAGGGATTAAAGTCCCTCGCTAAGGAAGAGCTTTATGAGTAA
- a CDS encoding DMT family transporter gives MLLGLLFAIMAGTLVGVQNIFNSKVDEKAGSWTTTTLVLGLGFLASFILGFFFEGWKMFDLQQMKGWYWFSGLLGIGVVAGIVQAIKHLGPTFAISIVLTSQLGFAVLWDSLGWMGLEKVLFSWQQFIGVLVIIAGAIVFKWSEGKDEKRSVITSKVVEKAEVS, from the coding sequence ATGTTATTAGGGTTACTATTCGCAATAATGGCCGGCACGCTTGTCGGGGTTCAAAATATTTTCAACAGCAAGGTCGATGAAAAAGCAGGCTCATGGACAACTACGACATTGGTATTGGGTTTAGGCTTTTTGGCATCTTTCATCCTTGGCTTCTTCTTTGAAGGGTGGAAAATGTTCGATTTGCAGCAAATGAAAGGATGGTACTGGTTCAGCGGATTGCTCGGAATCGGGGTCGTAGCAGGCATCGTTCAGGCGATAAAGCATCTCGGACCGACTTTCGCGATCTCTATTGTGTTGACATCCCAGCTCGGGTTCGCTGTCTTGTGGGATTCTTTAGGATGGATGGGATTGGAGAAGGTACTTTTTAGCTGGCAGCAATTCATTGGCGTGCTCGTGATCATAGCAGGAGCCATCGTTTTTAAATGGAGCGAAGGTAAGGATGAAAAAAGAAGTGTTATCACTTCCAAGGTTGTTGAAAAAGCAGAAGTATCATAA
- a CDS encoding STAS domain-containing protein, translating to MNPIERFSEYLIEHSDTISKEITDYNVKKLEIDLPEEIIQQSINTNKAFLEFLGDTLNLSKETVAEKFIKWYKARQANRPEYQFSHDELASILKPYAETRLQLIEMMTKISIAEGLSTKEVVFVNNRISYLLDLSITETMIEREKLANEENSRNQKIITELSSPIVPLAEDMAILPLIGEFDYERSDHIMTYVIPQISELRIKNLIIDFSGIATIDAEIAARIFNINKVLKLIGIETMLTGIRPELAVDVINTGIDFSKLNTYGTVKQAIIAYGK from the coding sequence GTGAATCCCATCGAAAGATTTTCTGAATACCTCATCGAACACTCAGATACGATCAGTAAGGAAATTACAGATTATAATGTGAAAAAGCTTGAAATTGATCTGCCAGAAGAAATCATCCAACAATCCATAAATACAAATAAAGCATTCCTGGAGTTTCTGGGTGATACACTGAACCTATCAAAAGAAACAGTGGCAGAGAAATTCATTAAGTGGTATAAAGCTAGACAGGCAAACAGGCCTGAATATCAGTTCAGCCATGACGAACTCGCAAGTATCCTCAAGCCATATGCAGAAACTCGGCTACAGCTGATTGAAATGATGACGAAAATTTCAATTGCAGAAGGGCTATCCACCAAAGAAGTGGTTTTCGTCAATAACCGAATCAGTTATCTGCTTGATTTAAGTATTACGGAAACCATGATCGAACGCGAAAAGCTCGCAAATGAAGAGAACAGCAGGAATCAAAAAATCATCACAGAGCTGTCATCGCCCATCGTTCCGCTTGCAGAAGACATGGCTATTCTTCCATTGATCGGCGAATTTGATTACGAACGCAGCGACCATATTATGACTTATGTGATTCCACAGATCAGCGAACTCAGAATTAAAAATCTGATTATCGACTTCTCAGGTATCGCCACGATTGATGCAGAAATTGCAGCACGCATCTTCAATATCAATAAAGTCCTTAAACTGATTGGAATTGAGACGATGCTGACGGGCATACGACCAGAACTCGCAGTCGATGTCATCAACACAGGAATCGATTTTTCTAAATTGAACACATATGGAACCGTTAAGCAAGCGATTATTGCTTACGGAAAGTAA
- a CDS encoding PBP1A family penicillin-binding protein: protein MERRQQRKTSSRIWSEFQKKDIKFKIIGISIGLLLLGLLILNIMIWTSDVSKLEDPAPKPTIIYDQNDAIASKVAASNIEGVSIEQIPEHLIHAVISTEDQRFYKHDGINYFAIAKAFMQNTLNGEIVAGGSTLTQQLAKNAFLTQERTYTRKFKELILTKKIERKYTKDEIIERYLNQIYFGEGAWGIQSAAQTYFGKDVSDLTLSESAMIAGLIKAPSLLSPFKDMDKSIERRDIVLSLMESEGYINQKELEKAKEQQIVLQGKKIDDYKGKYPYYVDHIIEEAIKKYGLTENEILSGGLRIYTEMNPEIQAAVEEVYKDKNMFPDSQSDQLVQSGAVFITPKTGGIAAIVGGRGEHTFRGFNRATQLKRQPGSAMKPLAVYTPALEQGYDMYDKLEDSPINIDGYQPMNYDKQFRGEVTMYDAVVNSYNVPPVWLLDKMGMKYGINAVERFGIKLEEKDHKLGLALGGMNEGVSPLLMAQAFSAFPNKGTMVQAHSIKRIEDAEGNLIGKWNSNATRVTEEKIADKITYMLRGAVQEGTGENARVDGWEIAGKTGTTENPTGNNEGTKDHWFVGYSPEIVGAVWMGYDKTDENHYLTESSGSTVTIIFKEIFSKSINQFSQNQFNLASIEKQIKDQKKKEKQEEDRREEDKKKREREEEKREKEEEKREKEEEKKPEEEEKKIEEEEKKREEEEEKREEEQEKREKEEEKKRKEEEKKDDD from the coding sequence ATGGAGAGAAGGCAGCAACGAAAGACATCAAGCAGGATATGGAGTGAATTTCAGAAGAAAGATATAAAGTTTAAGATTATTGGCATTAGTATCGGATTACTCCTTTTGGGTCTTCTTATACTAAATATCATGATTTGGACCAGTGACGTGAGCAAACTTGAAGACCCAGCTCCTAAGCCGACGATCATTTATGATCAGAATGATGCTATAGCAAGCAAGGTGGCAGCGTCAAACATTGAAGGCGTAAGCATTGAGCAAATCCCAGAACATCTGATACATGCTGTCATTTCTACGGAGGATCAAAGGTTTTATAAGCATGATGGAATTAACTATTTTGCGATAGCTAAAGCCTTTATGCAGAATACGTTAAATGGAGAAATTGTCGCTGGCGGCAGCACGCTGACACAGCAGCTGGCGAAAAATGCATTCTTAACACAGGAACGCACTTATACAAGGAAGTTTAAAGAACTGATCCTTACTAAAAAAATCGAAAGAAAATACACTAAAGATGAAATTATCGAACGGTACTTAAACCAGATTTATTTTGGAGAAGGCGCATGGGGTATACAGAGTGCAGCCCAAACTTATTTTGGCAAGGATGTTAGTGACCTGACATTAAGTGAGTCAGCAATGATTGCTGGATTAATAAAAGCTCCCTCACTTTTATCTCCTTTTAAAGACATGGATAAGTCTATTGAACGGAGAGATATTGTTTTATCCTTGATGGAAAGTGAAGGATATATCAATCAAAAGGAGCTCGAAAAAGCTAAGGAACAGCAAATCGTCCTGCAAGGCAAGAAGATCGATGATTATAAAGGAAAATACCCTTATTACGTTGATCATATTATTGAAGAAGCGATAAAGAAATATGGCCTTACTGAAAACGAAATTCTATCTGGCGGACTGCGTATTTATACTGAGATGAATCCTGAAATTCAGGCAGCAGTTGAAGAAGTCTACAAGGATAAGAATATGTTTCCAGATAGCCAATCTGATCAACTGGTCCAGAGCGGAGCCGTTTTTATCACTCCAAAGACAGGTGGGATAGCAGCGATTGTTGGCGGCAGAGGGGAACACACCTTTCGCGGGTTTAATCGCGCAACACAGCTGAAGCGGCAGCCAGGATCTGCTATGAAGCCATTGGCAGTATACACACCTGCACTTGAGCAAGGCTACGATATGTATGATAAGCTGGAGGACTCTCCAATTAATATAGATGGATATCAGCCAATGAATTACGATAAGCAGTTCCGCGGAGAGGTGACCATGTATGATGCGGTGGTTAACTCCTATAATGTACCCCCAGTCTGGCTGCTTGATAAAATGGGAATGAAGTATGGAATCAATGCAGTAGAACGTTTTGGGATTAAATTAGAGGAAAAGGACCATAAGCTTGGATTAGCCCTGGGCGGTATGAATGAAGGAGTATCTCCACTATTAATGGCGCAAGCATTTTCTGCTTTCCCTAATAAAGGGACAATGGTGCAGGCGCACTCCATTAAACGTATAGAGGATGCAGAAGGGAATTTGATTGGCAAATGGAATAGCAATGCAACCAGAGTAACCGAGGAGAAGATCGCTGATAAAATTACTTACATGCTTAGAGGCGCTGTTCAGGAAGGTACTGGTGAAAATGCCAGAGTCGATGGCTGGGAAATCGCCGGTAAAACAGGAACAACAGAAAATCCTACTGGGAATAACGAAGGTACCAAGGACCACTGGTTTGTCGGATATTCTCCAGAGATTGTCGGGGCAGTCTGGATGGGATATGACAAAACAGATGAAAATCACTATTTAACTGAGTCAAGCGGATCAACCGTTACAATAATATTCAAAGAAATCTTCTCAAAGTCTATTAATCAATTTTCACAAAATCAATTTAATTTAGCTTCGATCGAGAAGCAGATAAAGGACCAGAAGAAAAAGGAGAAACAAGAAGAGGATAGAAGGGAAGAAGATAAGAAGAAGAGAGAAAGAGAAGAGGAGAAGAGAGAAAAAGAAGAGGAGAAAAGAGAGAAAGAAGAGGAGAAGAAACCAGAAGAGGAAGAAAAGAAGATAGAAGAAGAGGAAAAGAAACGAGAGGAAGAAGAAGAGAAGCGAGAAGAAGAACAGGAGAAGAGAGAAAAGGAAGAGGAGAAAAAGCGAAAGGAAGAAGAAAAAAAGGATGACGATTAG
- a CDS encoding phosphatase PAP2 family protein, whose translation MKFGRRDEHPMIENKTKAKNVFLPILLVAIGLGTSITFLYLFAELAEEMLESEINRFDDSIIQFFHRIETDSLDVVMFLFTEAGSVWFLTIFSVIIISYLWLKKKDKWSIIFFIVGIGGGGLLTKLLKYYFGRERPSIDETIDAIGYSFPSGHSMGSLIFYGFLSYFLFRSGLRKRIKWIALYTGGLLIMMIGFSRIYLGAHYPSDVIAGYLAGSIWLILCILALEYVKWRSASQRKPIKAFKEFIGKQLSSWG comes from the coding sequence ATGAAGTTTGGGAGAAGGGATGAGCATCCTATGATTGAAAACAAAACAAAGGCGAAGAACGTGTTCCTTCCAATCCTACTGGTTGCGATCGGCTTAGGGACATCCATCACCTTTCTATACTTATTCGCGGAACTGGCAGAGGAAATGCTGGAATCGGAAATCAATAGATTCGATGACAGCATCATTCAATTTTTCCATCGAATTGAAACAGATTCTTTAGATGTCGTAATGTTTCTGTTCACTGAAGCAGGATCCGTATGGTTCTTAACCATCTTTAGCGTTATCATCATTTCCTATCTTTGGTTGAAAAAGAAAGATAAATGGAGCATTATCTTTTTTATTGTTGGAATCGGTGGGGGTGGCCTGCTGACCAAACTGTTAAAATACTATTTCGGCAGGGAACGGCCTTCAATCGATGAAACCATTGACGCGATCGGCTACAGCTTCCCAAGCGGCCACTCCATGGGATCATTGATCTTTTACGGATTCCTGAGTTACTTCCTGTTTCGCTCAGGCCTCCGAAAAAGAATCAAGTGGATCGCGTTATATACAGGTGGCTTACTGATCATGATGATTGGATTCAGCAGGATTTATCTAGGAGCGCACTATCCAAGCGATGTCATCGCTGGCTACCTGGCAGGAAGCATCTGGCTCATCCTCTGTATCCTGGCACTGGAATATGTGAAATGGAGAAGCGCCTCACAAAGAAAACCGATCAAGGCATTCAAGGAGTTTATTGGTAAGCAATTGAGTAGTTGGGGATAG
- a CDS encoding ribonuclease H-like YkuK family protein: protein MKLQKGFQNLSKRNMDFEEVFQHILSFIQVQPNGNHRLIIGTDSQVHSSYTRFITGVVIQREGKGVWACYRSVNIARRIETIQEKVSLETNLTQEVACMFTPKKQKQIIDLVLPYVEKGASFKMVGHLDLGRGTKNKTRIYVDEMIKRIESIGLEAQIKPESFVASSYANRYTK, encoded by the coding sequence ATGAAACTACAAAAAGGTTTTCAGAATTTATCTAAACGGAACATGGATTTTGAAGAGGTCTTCCAGCATATACTGTCGTTCATCCAAGTGCAGCCAAATGGCAATCACAGATTGATCATCGGCACGGACTCTCAAGTACATAGTTCGTACACCCGATTCATCACAGGAGTAGTCATACAAAGGGAAGGTAAAGGTGTATGGGCGTGTTACCGGTCCGTTAATATAGCAAGGAGAATTGAAACCATACAGGAGAAGGTTTCATTGGAAACAAACCTCACGCAGGAAGTTGCCTGCATGTTCACACCAAAAAAACAAAAACAAATTATCGATCTAGTGCTTCCATATGTCGAGAAAGGTGCCAGTTTTAAGATGGTAGGGCATTTGGACCTGGGCCGGGGAACGAAAAACAAAACGAGAATATATGTGGATGAAATGATAAAGCGAATCGAATCAATCGGGCTCGAGGCGCAAATCAAACCTGAATCATTTGTCGCATCCAGTTATGCGAACAGGTATACAAAATAA
- a CDS encoding DNA/RNA non-specific endonuclease yields the protein MKKNYIILLLTTIFMVGCTNVEDAPITDKETDSQEVSTGNTNENSEKEETTTVVDEPVVEEKPTQSNEEMFSGYKLIEVDGGDLSGYREPNVVVDIGYGDREYWAFTNEYGQLVRVIAEEIILQDDRSEPVLSSGRYYSDEAKVPGVVSDVIDEGHVIADSLGGVSNAYNITPQDSTLNRHGDQAYMEKSILTAGGATNFEAIITYPNNQTQIPSSYQYTYTLMGNEIIDTFDNVNPDAINQSLGSTGSEPSDSTSSNTDGDISSVDTNGNGQVTIKEAKAAGFSMPITSDHWLYPYMDDRDGDGMVGE from the coding sequence ATGAAAAAGAACTATATAATCTTACTTTTAACAACCATTTTCATGGTGGGTTGTACCAATGTAGAAGATGCACCTATTACAGATAAAGAAACAGATTCGCAAGAAGTATCTACGGGTAATACAAATGAAAATAGTGAAAAAGAAGAAACTACCACGGTTGTCGACGAACCAGTAGTTGAGGAAAAACCAACCCAATCAAATGAAGAAATGTTCTCAGGATACAAACTAATTGAAGTTGATGGTGGTGATCTGTCAGGATATCGTGAACCTAACGTCGTCGTAGATATTGGATACGGAGACCGTGAATATTGGGCATTTACGAATGAGTACGGGCAGCTAGTACGCGTCATTGCTGAAGAAATTATTCTCCAAGATGACCGTAGCGAACCTGTATTATCTTCTGGCAGATACTACTCTGATGAAGCAAAGGTTCCCGGTGTCGTAAGTGACGTTATAGATGAAGGGCATGTCATTGCTGATTCTCTTGGAGGGGTATCGAATGCTTATAATATTACCCCACAAGATAGCACACTTAACCGTCATGGTGATCAAGCTTATATGGAAAAATCGATCCTTACCGCAGGTGGAGCAACTAACTTTGAAGCAATTATCACATATCCGAATAATCAAACCCAGATTCCTTCAAGTTATCAGTATACCTATACTTTAATGGGTAACGAAATCATTGATACATTCGACAATGTGAACCCTGATGCGATAAACCAATCACTCGGTTCAACAGGCAGTGAGCCTTCCGATTCAACCAGTTCAAATACGGATGGGGATATTTCTAGTGTTGATACAAACGGTAATGGACAGGTGACGATTAAAGAAGCAAAAGCCGCAGGTTTCAGCATGCCAATAACGAGTGATCATTGGTTATACCCTTATATGGATGATCGTGATGGGGACGGTATGGTAGGTGAGTAA
- a CDS encoding DUF4179 domain-containing protein gives MGYDKDEMQIPVSLEKFTKELPERFSSGEFDDERKDRVARELADFNKSFKKQWTVWKKVGVTTAAIAASFMLFVGSGFVSPTMAKMVAKIPPLSSIFDSPEQGLSERLTQALKKEGYPVKQVTEFVGGNNEGLTVSLEASKEQVKEMEASVKKIGLSIVQGKEFKGTRIEDYFIKVRQHREPTQKWKQEQEEIQKESDEVFRIVQAALEPFGYQNPVGYMIDKVEIEVPNTEKQDKIDEMRKAIEDALAANDKDYVEVTIRKFDVVKRDQYARWSNAVSGIAHEFKTYKKYKVSGVGYKSKDGLMTIFITMEMKSTDKGAAEHASDLYIMAEEFVKSDEIWPHVKQDPYRIVVRTKDKKEYSYEDKVFK, from the coding sequence ATGGGTTATGACAAAGATGAAATGCAAATCCCCGTTTCGCTTGAAAAGTTTACAAAGGAGCTGCCAGAGCGGTTCTCTTCTGGAGAATTTGACGATGAACGGAAGGATCGAGTGGCCCGTGAACTTGCTGATTTCAATAAATCTTTTAAAAAGCAATGGACCGTTTGGAAAAAAGTCGGTGTGACTACTGCCGCGATAGCCGCGAGCTTTATGTTATTTGTTGGTTCAGGATTTGTCTCCCCTACAATGGCGAAAATGGTAGCAAAGATCCCTCCATTAAGCTCAATCTTTGATAGTCCTGAGCAAGGCTTGTCGGAGCGACTAACTCAAGCATTGAAAAAGGAAGGATACCCTGTGAAGCAAGTGACCGAGTTTGTTGGCGGAAATAACGAAGGATTGACCGTTTCTTTGGAGGCATCTAAAGAGCAGGTCAAAGAGATGGAAGCAAGTGTGAAAAAAATCGGGCTTTCCATCGTCCAGGGCAAAGAATTCAAAGGAACGAGAATCGAGGATTATTTTATAAAAGTAAGACAGCACCGTGAGCCTACACAAAAATGGAAACAGGAACAAGAAGAAATCCAAAAGGAAAGTGATGAAGTGTTCCGAATCGTCCAGGCAGCCCTGGAACCATTTGGTTACCAGAACCCTGTCGGATACATGATTGATAAAGTTGAAATCGAGGTTCCAAACACTGAAAAGCAGGACAAAATTGATGAAATGAGAAAAGCTATCGAGGATGCCCTTGCTGCCAACGATAAGGATTATGTAGAGGTCACTATCAGGAAGTTTGATGTAGTCAAACGTGATCAATACGCACGCTGGAGCAATGCAGTTTCAGGGATCGCCCATGAATTTAAAACCTATAAAAAATACAAAGTCTCCGGCGTCGGCTATAAAAGCAAAGATGGGTTGATGACCATATTCATCACTATGGAAATGAAAAGCACTGACAAAGGTGCAGCCGAACATGCCAGCGACCTGTACATCATGGCCGAAGAATTTGTCAAATCAGATGAAATATGGCCACACGTTAAGCAAGATCCATATAGGATTGTAGTAAGGACAAAGGATAAAAAAGAGTATAGTTATGAGGATAAAGTATTTAAATAA
- a CDS encoding RNA polymerase sigma factor — translation MSDEQRLLNQIRAGNGEAFSQLVETLLSSAYRTAYLILGSRELAEDAVQIALEDCYLSVMRDVEIRHFKAWFYRLVYTRSIDVYRKQKRNQFIDLEENPEAISKMKSESAQEKAVEMETRQELLQLITHLKEDQRVPLLLFYYENLSIKEISLILNENSNTVKTRLSRGRKKLGELVKKDKHFQMEENSYGL, via the coding sequence GTGAGTGATGAACAGAGATTATTAAACCAAATCCGGGCAGGTAATGGAGAAGCATTCAGCCAACTGGTAGAAACCCTGCTTTCTTCAGCTTACCGGACGGCTTACCTCATACTTGGTTCGCGGGAGCTGGCTGAGGATGCTGTCCAGATTGCCCTGGAGGACTGTTACCTCAGTGTTATGCGAGATGTGGAGATCCGCCATTTTAAAGCGTGGTTTTACCGGCTCGTCTATACCCGTTCGATCGACGTTTACCGTAAGCAAAAGCGAAATCAGTTTATTGATTTAGAGGAAAACCCAGAAGCAATCTCCAAAATGAAATCCGAGTCTGCTCAGGAAAAGGCTGTTGAAATGGAAACTCGCCAGGAACTGCTGCAGCTGATTACCCATTTAAAGGAGGACCAGCGCGTTCCTTTGCTGCTGTTTTATTATGAAAACTTGTCCATCAAGGAAATCAGCCTAATTCTCAATGAAAATAGCAATACTGTGAAAACGAGGTTGTCACGGGGCAGGAAAAAGCTCGGAGAATTGGTGAAAAAGGATAAGCACTTTCAAATGGAGGAGAATTCATATGGGTTATGA
- the ltrA gene encoding group II intron reverse transcriptase/maturase, with the protein MRFNTENKNLKDSKLRHAEYYDMQGEFDKLYQDSKDGKNFSNLMKLITSDNNILLAYRNIKRNNGSPTPGVDEVTINDIEKLETSQFLNLVKKRFNFYKPRKVRRVDIPKPNGKTRPLGIPSIWDRIAQQCILQVMEPICEAKFNKHSYGFRPFRSAENAFADATHRVNSGGMQYVVDIDIKGFFDEVNHTKLMRQIWTLGIQDKQLLVIIRRMLKAPIVMPDGNISYPTKGTPQGGILSPLLANINLNEFDWWIANQWEERDLKEITPQYRNDGRRNRKNENKKLRTHSKLKEIYLVRYADDFKIFCQTRQEAVKTYHATKKWLEERLRLTISTEKSKITNLKRESSEFLGFTFQMIEKGKKKSNEPKFVVKSNVSPKAIKRIHAQLRNQIKAIKKCSRGQEALAEMNKYNSMVNGIHNYYQIATHVSTDFGKLGFYILKVLNNRLTGLTRKGKYEGKHKGILAYMNSSMIRYYRKYPILPIGYVKHKNPLNIKRSVNKYTEQGRLEIHKKLTVIPEWKLEWLRNNPVVNKRATIEFADNRISKFIAQMGKCSVSGEELELDTVQCHHIIPYHIKQDDSYNNLTIVSYEIHKLIHATNRKVIEKFLNALNLNKEQIEKLNKFRKKVGIDTLELPYEINKVA; encoded by the coding sequence ATGAGATTTAATACGGAGAACAAAAACCTTAAGGATTCTAAACTTCGCCATGCCGAGTATTACGACATGCAAGGCGAATTCGACAAACTGTATCAGGATAGTAAGGATGGAAAAAATTTCAGCAATCTTATGAAATTAATAACATCTGATAACAACATTCTCCTAGCTTATCGGAACATCAAACGCAATAACGGAAGTCCGACACCTGGGGTCGATGAAGTCACTATTAATGATATAGAAAAACTCGAAACTAGCCAATTTCTAAATTTGGTTAAAAAGCGGTTCAATTTCTATAAACCTAGAAAGGTAAGAAGAGTCGATATTCCGAAACCCAATGGAAAAACAAGACCACTAGGTATTCCTTCCATATGGGACAGAATAGCTCAACAATGTATCCTGCAAGTGATGGAACCAATCTGTGAAGCCAAATTCAATAAACACAGCTACGGATTCAGACCATTCAGGTCGGCCGAAAATGCTTTCGCTGATGCAACACATAGAGTAAACAGCGGAGGTATGCAATATGTTGTAGATATTGATATTAAAGGTTTCTTTGATGAAGTAAACCATACTAAACTAATGCGCCAAATTTGGACATTAGGAATACAGGATAAACAACTTTTAGTCATAATCAGAAGAATGCTTAAAGCACCTATTGTTATGCCTGATGGGAACATTTCTTACCCAACTAAAGGTACTCCACAAGGAGGAATACTTTCCCCCTTACTCGCTAACATCAATCTTAATGAATTTGACTGGTGGATTGCGAATCAATGGGAAGAAAGAGATTTAAAGGAAATAACACCGCAATACCGTAACGATGGCAGAAGGAACCGCAAAAATGAGAATAAAAAGCTAAGGACTCACTCCAAGCTGAAAGAAATATACTTAGTCAGGTATGCCGATGACTTCAAAATCTTTTGTCAAACAAGACAAGAGGCCGTCAAAACATATCACGCGACAAAGAAATGGCTTGAGGAACGACTTCGGCTTACAATCTCAACGGAGAAATCTAAAATCACTAATCTGAAAAGAGAATCTAGTGAATTCTTAGGTTTTACCTTCCAAATGATAGAAAAAGGAAAGAAGAAATCCAACGAACCAAAATTCGTTGTGAAATCTAATGTTTCTCCTAAAGCTATCAAAAGAATTCATGCCCAGCTACGAAACCAAATTAAAGCAATCAAGAAATGTTCTAGAGGACAAGAAGCCCTTGCTGAAATGAATAAGTACAACAGTATGGTCAATGGTATTCACAACTATTACCAGATAGCCACACATGTAAGTACCGACTTCGGAAAACTAGGGTTTTACATTCTAAAAGTCCTCAACAACAGACTTACTGGATTGACTAGAAAAGGGAAGTATGAGGGAAAGCATAAAGGCATCCTAGCCTATATGAATTCTTCCATGATCAGATATTACAGGAAGTACCCAATACTACCCATTGGCTATGTAAAACATAAGAATCCTTTAAACATTAAACGCTCTGTCAATAAATACACAGAGCAGGGGCGATTGGAAATTCATAAGAAATTAACTGTCATTCCCGAATGGAAATTAGAGTGGTTGAGAAATAACCCTGTAGTGAATAAAAGGGCAACAATCGAATTTGCAGATAATCGTATCTCTAAATTCATTGCTCAAATGGGGAAATGCTCGGTATCAGGTGAAGAATTAGAACTCGATACCGTGCAATGTCACCACATTATTCCTTATCACATTAAACAGGATGACTCATACAACAATCTAACGATTGTAAGTTATGAGATTCATAAACTCATTCACGCTACCAATCGGAAAGTTATTGAGAAATTCCTAAATGCTCTGAACTTAAACAAAGAGCAGATAGAGAAACTCAATAAGTTTAGGAAAAAAGTAGGAATTGACACTTTGGAACTCCCTTATGAAATAAACAAGGTCGCATAA